GAAGACGTCAGTCAGGGCTGCGTGTTTGTGTCCATATTTTGTGCTTCGATTGCTTCATCCTTTGGTTGTCCACTGACACCTTGTTGACTTTGTTCCAACCCCCccgttttgaaaatgctttttCGTGGTCTCATTTGCCTTCCATCCCAAAATGCAAGCAaatgaacaggggtgtgttgacttttctATCCAAAGTGGGTGGAATCGTTCGACGGTCGCCCGTCAGTGGCCACGTGCGGGATGGGTGGAATCCCCACCGATCGGGAGCAGCAGGTCGGGCGTTGGTGGCACTTTTTGAGGCACGGACCGGCGAGGACGGGCTTCGACGTCCACGTTTGGTGCCATTGAGGGCAACCAAAGGGCCTCGTCgctttttcaaacttttgcttTGTCCTGGAAGCAAAAACTTTGCCGCACGGAATAAATTCTTTCAAAAGCGCCGCTCCCGTCTCGAactaaaccgcttatcctcacgagggtcggaggAGTGCaaaagcctatcccggctggtgtcgggcaggaggcgggtggagGCGCATTTCGTCGTGCTTAACCAAAGCCAAGAACTTTGAGCAGACATCAGGACAATATGGAGgcgtatattctttatcctctgcgttTTAGGTGGCCAACTTGTgcacatggcaaaaaaaaaaaaaaaaaaaaaagagtagcgCAATATCCCCTGCGTGCcaaacaaactttttgttttcagaagattttaGGCCAAATAATTTGATCATTCGCGTGCCGATGGACGACGTCATCGATGGCCTCCGCGCACTTTGACCTCTTTCCCCTCGTCCCGCGTGTCGCGGTGCAGCAGTCGTGCTTTTTTCAATCTTCTCCGTGGCGCTTCCTCGATGTCGTAAAGCAAtttgaaaagaggaaaaattaaCCTGCGGTCACGGCCGGCAGATGCAGCAGCTGTTCTACGAGAACTACGAGCCCGACAAGAAAGGTTTCATCCGCGAGCTGCGCAACAGCAAGATCCACCGAGCCATCACGCTGCACCCCAACAAGAACCCGGCCTACCAGTACCGGCTGCACGGCTACCTGCTGAGCCGGCGGATGGCGGCGCTGCGCCACCGCACCGTCCGCCTCCACCGGGAGACGCTCCAGATGGCCGGCCTGGGGGCCCCCGAGCCGGGCCGCGAGGAGCGCCGGCTGGGGGCGCCGCCCTCCTTCATGAGGTTCCGCCCCGGGCGCCGTCGCGACGTGCTGGAGTGGGACTTCCTGGGCGCCAAGCACCTCTTCTCCGCCTGGGACGGGCAGCCGCCCCGACGCGCCACCGACGCCGCGCAGCGCCGGGCCCTGGACGACGTCGTCATGCAGGTGGGCCCCACCCTCGCCGAAAGCGCTGGCGTTCTTTAAATTATGCTCCTAAATAGCACCTCGGTATATCTTGAAATGAGGTTAGGAAACGGGGTCCAAATCGTGGCCATAAAGCAGCACGGGTTCGAatcccgcccgtgtggagtgcGCGCGTTCTCCCCGCGTCCTCAAAACTTGCATCCATTCGtcggagactcaaaattgcaaATGAAGGGTCGTTTGTTTCCACGTGTCCGGCGGCCGGTCGAGGGGTGGACTCCGCCCCCTGCCCCCCGGCAGCTGGGatgcgcgaccctcgtgaggacaagcggctcagaaaatggatgaatgtcaaTAAATGTTCACGCGATGTAAAATCCATAAATAGCAGGAAAGCTCTCTGATATTTCCATAAACATGATCCCAGAATATTGTCTAGCTCAGGGGTCACCAAGGCGGTGCCCCCGGGCTAATGGTGGCCCACGAAAAGCATCACTAccgtaggccacaaattgttaccgTTATTTGTGCTTTCGATTCTGAATCTGGCTTGCTTAGGTGAATTCCAATTTAAAagtacctgtaatgtcatttgcGACGATaaatgagtctgaaatttgccgcaaaaaTTCGATCGGTGCTCACCGAGTCGCCCTCAGGCTCAAAAAGGTTGCCGAGAGCCCCGATCGAGCGAGCAGACCTGAAAATGTCGattgaatattaaaaaataatgtcaacAAATATCTCGTGGTTATGTTTAAAGAAAATTGCCTCCGCTGTAAAAAgcgaaaaaatgaattcaagtcGTTGCGCTTTTTGGCCGACGGGCCGCAAATCGTCTCGTTGGAATTTCTCCGGCTCATTGACGTCACGAGCGGAGGTGTCCGCTTCCCCTGAAGGGACAAACACGGTGGCGACCAGTCAGAGGACAGCGTGTGGGGGCGAAATCATCCTGCGGCGGTCCGGACGCAAAAAGTGCCGGTGGGAccttttaaatatgaaatggcGGGAAAGAAGAACAGAACGAGCGAGAGTCGGTAAATGGTGTCAACTCGTGATGCAGGTGATGGAGATGATCAACGCCAACGCCAAGACCCGCGGCCGCGTCATCGACTTCAAGGAGATCCAGTACGGCTACCGGCGGGTCAACCCGCTGCACGGCGCCGAGTACGTGCTGGACCTGCTCCTGCTCTACAAAAAGCACAAAGGCAAGACGCTGACGGTGCCGGTGCGCAGACACGCTTACCTGCAGCAGACCTTCAGCCGGATCCAGTTCCGCGAGGAGCGGCCCACGGACGCCGCCGCCCTGGCGGCGCGCCTCAACCGGGACTCGGACTCGGACTCGCTGTCCTTCCTTTCGCCCCTGAAGATGCTGGTCCCGTTCAAGCTggcggcgccggcggcggcCCGCGAGGGTCCCGCCGAGGCCCGGGACCGGAAGGTCAACGTCCTGGTGCCGCTGTCGGGCCGCTACGATACCTTCGCGCGCTTCATGGCCAACTTCGAGCGCGTGTGCCTGATCCCCAAGCAGAACGTCAAGCTCCTGGTTCTGCTGTTCAGCGCCGACAACACCACGGAGCGGGTCAAGCAGGTGGAGCTGATGCGCGAGTACCACATCAAGTACCCGCGGGCCGAGCTGGAGATCAAGGCCGTCGCCGGCGCCTTCTCGCGGGCGCTGGCCCTGGAGGCGGGCTCGGGGCACTTCTCCAACGATTCGCTGCTCTTCTACTGCGACGTGGACCTGGTCTTCACCGCCGACTTCCTGCAGCGCTGCCGGGCCAACGCGGCGCCGGGTCGCTCCGCCTACTTCCCGGTGGTCTTCAGCCAGTACGACCCGGAGGTGGTGTACGGCGGCAAGGCGCCCCCCGCCGGCGCCAACCCCTACGCCTTGACCGCCAAGACGGGCCTGTGGAGGAACTTTGGCTTCGGCGTGGCCTGCGCCCACAAGGGGGACCTGCTCCGGGCCGGGGGCTTCGACACCTCCATTCGGGGTTGGGGGCTGGAGGACGTGGACCTGTTCGACAAGCTGGTGCGCTCGGGCGCCGCGCTGTTCCGCAGCGCCGACCCGGGGATCGTGCACGTGCACCACGCCGTGACCTGCGACCCCAACCTGGAGCTCAAGCAGTACAAGATGTGCTTGGGCTCGAGGGCGTCGTCACGGGGCTCCGCCCAGCAGCTGGCCCAGCTCTGGTTGGACAAGAACCGGGCCGGCGGCGCACCCGCCAACTCCTCGCTCAGGACCGCCTGATGCCGGATCTGGACCTGATTgaagtttttgctttttcaagattttttttttttcttttttttttcttttttaaagctGGCTCTCGCTGCCACCGTCGGTGGCTTGGTTGTCGTGTACCTCGGCGTCGGGCGCCACgtttacaaacattttggatTTGATTCCGGGGCCTTTTTTTGTGAGCTGAAATCTGACTGACTGGCGAAGGTTTCGGGCGAGATGAGCCGCTGTTGCCAAATCTGAAGAGACTGGAGAAGCTGCCGTAAGCCTCGGCTCGCGCTCCGACGCTCACGCGCACCGATGTCGCTCCGTAGGCCACGCCCCAATATGAATGTAGCCGTCCGTACGATTTCATATTGACGATGCGGAAAATGCACAACCGTAACTTAAATGTAAAAGTGGAtgattgctttctttttcttttttttttgcgaagaCTTGGGTGAGGGTTAAGGAAGTCAAGCGAGCTTGAATTGCTTCCGGAAAAGTCGAGTCTGCGTtcgtcgtgtttttttttgtttaatccgTGTGAACGACCGCGACACCTGCTGGACTTGCCGACGTCttaatttattgattttgttgGACCTTTGCAACTGTCACCAAAGAGCAAAATGTTTTCCCAAAAATGCTAAATGTTTTGTTGGCGAGTTGGCAGCTTTTGGGTTGGTCCACGCGTGACAACGCAAAGACTGAATGATgtcattcttgtttttgtatgatttatttttatctttcaactttgtcaaaagtgcaaagtttttctatttaaaagaataaagtgtgggaaagtcttttttttttttcttattttcctatcaatttcaacacaaaagtgtttattttgttactAACGCGCAGGGAAAataatgtcaacattaaaaagTCCCT
The DNA window shown above is from Syngnathoides biaculeatus isolate LvHL_M chromosome 3, ASM1980259v1, whole genome shotgun sequence and carries:
- the chsy1 gene encoding chondroitin sulfate synthase 1 isoform X1; this encodes MAGRSRRAWFSVLVGLVLGFTLASRLILPKAAVLTKANAGGCGGGSAGGALRPPRDGGPPATEATAAAASSGDFLFVGVMTAQKYLNSRAVAAHRTWAQSIPGRVEFFSSEGSDTSAPVPVVALSGVDDSYPPQKKSFMMLKYMHDHYLDKYEWFMRADDDVYVKGERLESFLRGLNSSAPVFLGQTGMGARDELGKLALEPGENFCMGGPGVIMSREVLRRVVPHVRQCLREMYTTHEDVEVGRCVRRFAGVQCVWSYEMQQLFYENYEPDKKGFIRELRNSKIHRAITLHPNKNPAYQYRLHGYLLSRRMAALRHRTVRLHRETLQMAGLGAPEPGREERRLGAPPSFMRFRPGRRRDVLEWDFLGAKHLFSAWDGQPPRRATDAAQRRALDDVVMQGQTRWRPVRGQRVGAKSSCGGPDAKSAGDGDDQRQRQDPRPRHRLQGDPVRLPAGQPAARRRVRAGPAPALQKAQRQDADGAGAQTRLPAADLQPDPVPRGAAHGRRRPGGAPQPGLGLGLAVLPFAPEDAGPVQAGGAGGGPRGSRRGPGPEGQRPGAAVGPLRYLRALHGQLRARVPDPQAERQAPGSAVQRRQHHGAGQAGGADARVPHQVPAGRAGDQGRRRRLLAGAGPGGGLGALLQRFAALLLRRGPGLHRRLPAALPGQRGAGSLRLLPGGLQPVRPGGGVRRQGAPRRRQPLRLDRQDGPVEELWLRRGLRPQGGPAPGRGLRHLHSGLGAGGRGPVRQAGALGRRAVPQRRPGDRARAPRRDLRPQPGAQAVQDVLGLEGVVTGLRPAAGPALVGQEPGRRRTRQLLAQDRLMPDLDLIEVFAFSRFFFFLFFFFFKAGSRCHRRWLGCRVPRRRAPRLQTFWI
- the chsy1 gene encoding chondroitin sulfate synthase 1 isoform X2; translation: MAGRSRRAWFSVLVGLVLGFTLASRLILPKAAVLTKANAGGCGGGSAGGALRPPRDGGPPATEATAAAASSGDFLFVGVMTAQKYLNSRAVAAHRTWAQSIPGRVEFFSSEGSDTSAPVPVVALSGVDDSYPPQKKSFMMLKYMHDHYLDKYEWFMRADDDVYVKGERLESFLRGLNSSAPVFLGQTGMGARDELGKLALEPGENFCMGGPGVIMSREVLRRVVPHVRQCLREMYTTHEDVEVGRCVRRFAGVQCVWSYEMQQLFYENYEPDKKGFIRELRNSKIHRAITLHPNKNPAYQYRLHGYLLSRRMAALRHRTVRLHRETLQMAGLGAPEPGREERRLGAPPSFMRFRPGRRRDVLEWDFLGAKHLFSAWDGQPPRRATDAAQRRALDDVVMQVMEMINANAKTRGRVIDFKEIQYGYRRVNPLHGAEYVLDLLLLYKKHKGKTLTVPVRRHAYLQQTFSRIQFREERPTDAAALAARLNRDSDSDSLSFLSPLKMLVPFKLAAPAAAREGPAEARDRKVNVLVPLSGRYDTFARFMANFERVCLIPKQNVKLLVLLFSADNTTERVKQVELMREYHIKYPRAELEIKAVAGAFSRALALEAGSGHFSNDSLLFYCDVDLVFTADFLQRCRANAAPGRSAYFPVVFSQYDPEVVYGGKAPPAGANPYALTAKTGLWRNFGFGVACAHKGDLLRAGGFDTSIRGWGLEDVDLFDKLVRSGAALFRSADPGIVHVHHAVTCDPNLELKQYKMCLGSRASSRGSAQQLAQLWLDKNRAGGAPANSSLRTA